In Alteromonas mediterranea DE, a single genomic region encodes these proteins:
- the modB gene encoding molybdate ABC transporter permease subunit, with protein sequence MNALSEFFGVYAFDAIWLTLKLALITSGLLLLVTLPLAWFLANWHSKAKPFVMSVLALPLVLPPTVLGFYLLIAFSPQSALGQGWHTLTGSNLAFSFEGLVLGSVLYSLPFALQPLYGGFSQLDSRYLDVAKTLGFSATEAFVRIVLPLSKAPIIVALGLSFAHTIGEFGVVLMIGGNIPGETQVLSIALYEQVEALEYEKAHNLAIALLVFSFVLLAALYRFNGIASHFGSRSQIPRSAPSKGEG encoded by the coding sequence ATGAACGCGCTTAGCGAATTCTTTGGAGTATATGCTTTTGACGCCATTTGGCTTACGCTTAAGCTGGCGCTAATCACCAGTGGCTTGCTGTTGCTTGTTACCTTACCTTTAGCATGGTTTTTAGCGAACTGGCATAGTAAAGCCAAGCCGTTTGTTATGTCGGTGTTGGCACTGCCGTTAGTGCTTCCACCTACGGTACTGGGGTTTTACTTACTCATTGCATTCTCACCGCAAAGTGCTTTGGGTCAGGGGTGGCATACCTTAACGGGAAGTAATTTGGCCTTTAGCTTTGAAGGTTTGGTGTTAGGTTCGGTTCTCTATTCTTTACCGTTTGCGCTTCAGCCCCTTTATGGTGGCTTTTCTCAATTAGACTCTCGTTATTTAGATGTGGCTAAAACGTTGGGCTTTTCGGCAACCGAAGCATTTGTGAGAATTGTATTACCCTTAAGCAAAGCGCCCATTATCGTTGCCTTGGGGTTAAGCTTTGCCCACACCATCGGTGAGTTTGGCGTGGTGCTTATGATAGGCGGAAATATTCCTGGCGAAACTCAAGTGCTCTCCATAGCCCTTTACGAGCAAGTCGAAGCGTTGGAGTACGAAAAAGCGCATAATCTTGCCATAGCACTTTTGGTATTCTCGTTTGTGCTGCTAGCTGCCCTATACCGTTTTAATGGCATTGCGAGCCATTTCGGCAGCAGGTCACAAATACCTCGTTCCGCCCCAAGCAAGGGCGAGGGTTGA
- the modA gene encoding molybdate ABC transporter substrate-binding protein has protein sequence MAAVGFKRLLTRRYPFVFSFVSSIFRACSMRFISVSVFINVVVLTSASAVASATETASYTKSAKLFTSADKQNPSLPVKRHDKINVAVAANFAKPLKRIAQQFTQLTGIDVAVTVSSSGTLYAQIQHGAAFDVFLSADRARPQALVNNNLVHESNVVDYAKGKLAFVYTGKLPANANANANANGYESVPREARRTAENQQGGEQKTQAGGQSKPLEGKINAQLSKQLSQQLIQLTDTPGSKIAIANPKLAPYGEAAQQTLQNLSLWQHVLPHRVMGKNVLQTLQFYSTGSVRGAFVAYSLALDLPNLNSPTSDKSFADGKGATTVIIPVPENLYQPIVQSLVINAKTAATLSPNAFDVQTETRTPNQAKTSGLTRFDMTKAEGVSSPSLFVQYLLSQRVQHGLAEWGYQPALLDIQTHAERQIKNSANTPVKAASEIGSLTGKAGSLDAHGRNRFELNGAHG, from the coding sequence ATGGCGGCTGTAGGTTTTAAGCGCTTATTAACAAGGCGCTATCCTTTCGTTTTTAGTTTCGTGAGTAGTATATTCCGCGCTTGCTCTATGCGATTTATAAGCGTGTCTGTTTTCATAAACGTGGTAGTTTTAACAAGCGCTAGCGCCGTTGCTAGCGCTACAGAAACGGCCAGCTACACAAAAAGTGCGAAACTCTTCACTAGTGCCGATAAGCAAAACCCTTCATTACCGGTTAAACGGCACGATAAAATTAACGTTGCCGTAGCGGCAAACTTCGCTAAACCTTTAAAACGCATTGCCCAGCAGTTTACGCAGCTTACGGGCATAGACGTGGCGGTAACCGTGTCCTCTAGCGGTACGCTGTACGCTCAAATTCAGCATGGAGCCGCGTTCGATGTGTTTTTATCGGCAGACCGTGCCAGGCCACAGGCACTGGTTAACAATAATCTAGTACACGAAAGTAATGTGGTAGATTATGCTAAAGGCAAGCTGGCGTTTGTATATACCGGTAAGCTGCCAGCTAACGCTAACGCTAACGCTAACGCTAATGGCTACGAAAGCGTTCCCAGAGAAGCTCGGCGCACGGCTGAAAATCAGCAAGGCGGAGAGCAGAAAACGCAGGCTGGCGGGCAAAGTAAGCCGCTTGAGGGTAAGATAAACGCACAACTTTCAAAACAGCTTAGTCAACAGCTTATTCAGTTAACTGATACCCCAGGTAGCAAAATTGCCATTGCTAACCCTAAACTGGCGCCTTACGGCGAAGCAGCGCAACAAACCCTACAAAACTTATCGCTATGGCAGCACGTTTTACCGCACAGAGTGATGGGTAAAAATGTACTGCAAACCCTGCAGTTCTATTCCACCGGCAGTGTTAGAGGAGCGTTTGTGGCATATTCGCTGGCGCTTGATTTACCGAATTTGAATTCGCCAACCTCGGATAAAAGCTTCGCTGACGGCAAGGGCGCTACAACGGTTATTATTCCTGTACCAGAAAACTTATACCAACCGATTGTTCAGTCGCTTGTAATTAATGCTAAAACGGCAGCAACACTTTCGCCAAACGCGTTTGATGTGCAAACTGAAACCCGAACCCCAAATCAAGCCAAAACAAGTGGGCTAACTCGGTTTGATATGACGAAGGCCGAAGGCGTATCATCGCCGAGTTTGTTCGTGCAGTATTTGCTGTCGCAAAGGGTACAGCACGGGTTAGCCGAGTGGGGTTACCAGCCTGCGTTGCTCGACATACAAACCCATGCAGAAAGGCAAATAAAAAATAGCGCTAACACACCGGTAAAGGCTGCTTCTGAAATAGGCAGCCTAACTGGTAAAGCCGGCAGTTTAGATGCCCATGGGCGTAATCGCTTTGAACTTAACGGTGCGCATGGATGA
- a CDS encoding molybdenum cofactor biosynthesis protein MoaE has protein sequence MFALVQDADFDHGELYARLKQSADERASGNTGAIVTFTGLVRDFNNAGDIDGIELEHYPGMTEKALMKLVEQAVVRFSLNSAGALHRVGRIYNNEQIVWVGAAAQHRQAAFDAASFLMDMLKQSVPLWKKEFKGDNSEWVAAKASDDKAALKWMLKK, from the coding sequence ATGTTCGCACTTGTTCAAGATGCAGATTTCGATCATGGCGAATTGTATGCTCGTCTAAAGCAGTCGGCAGACGAAAGAGCAAGCGGCAATACAGGCGCTATTGTTACCTTTACTGGGCTAGTGCGAGATTTCAATAACGCAGGCGATATAGACGGCATTGAGCTAGAGCACTACCCAGGTATGACAGAAAAAGCGCTGATGAAGCTGGTTGAACAAGCGGTAGTACGTTTTTCACTGAACAGTGCTGGCGCGCTACACAGAGTGGGGCGCATTTATAATAACGAGCAAATTGTATGGGTAGGTGCTGCTGCCCAACATCGCCAAGCGGCGTTTGATGCCGCCAGCTTTTTAATGGATATGCTTAAGCAGTCTGTCCCGCTTTGGAAAAAAGAGTTTAAAGGCGATAACTCTGAGTGGGTTGCTGCAAAAGCGTCTGACGATAAAGCGGCGCTTAAGTGGATGCTTAAAAAATAA
- a CDS encoding MoaD/ThiS family protein has product MQITVKTFAQTREITGEDNIALNLSDSSTIEAVISQLKTRSDKWTLALEGSVLTARNQELCDTDTVLSDGDELALFPPVTGG; this is encoded by the coding sequence ATGCAGATAACGGTTAAAACATTTGCGCAAACCCGAGAGATCACGGGTGAAGATAATATTGCGCTTAACCTAAGTGATAGTAGCACCATTGAAGCCGTGATATCGCAGCTTAAAACTCGCAGCGACAAGTGGACATTAGCCTTAGAAGGCAGTGTGCTGACTGCCCGTAATCAAGAGCTTTGCGATACCGATACCGTACTTAGCGATGGTGACGAGCTGGCGCTATTTCCACCTGTAACTGGGGGGTAG
- the moaC gene encoding cyclic pyranopterin monophosphate synthase MoaC: MSTFSHLNAGGEANMVDVSDKDVTKREATAEGFLYVSEDVIRQISEAKIAKGDVFAVARVAGIQGAKRCADLIPLCHPLALSKVDINFDVQADKNRIKATCYCKLSGKTGVEMEALTGVNVALLTLFDMCKAIDPGMHMEGVRVLEKKGGKTGHWQSDRQQA, encoded by the coding sequence ATGAGTACCTTTAGTCATTTAAATGCTGGTGGCGAGGCCAACATGGTAGACGTTAGCGACAAAGACGTTACTAAACGCGAAGCTACAGCAGAAGGTTTTTTATACGTAAGCGAAGACGTTATTCGCCAAATCTCTGAAGCAAAAATCGCAAAAGGTGATGTATTCGCTGTTGCTCGAGTAGCGGGTATTCAAGGGGCGAAACGTTGCGCAGATCTTATTCCACTTTGTCATCCTTTAGCGCTATCGAAAGTGGATATTAACTTTGACGTTCAAGCTGATAAAAACCGTATTAAAGCCACTTGCTATTGTAAACTAAGCGGTAAAACCGGTGTTGAAATGGAAGCGCTCACGGGCGTAAATGTGGCGCTGTTAACCTTGTTTGATATGTGCAAAGCCATCGACCCTGGCATGCACATGGAAGGGGTCCGGGTGCTAGAGAAAAAAGGCGGTAAAACCGGCCACTGGCAATCTGATCGGCAACAGGCTTAG